The following are encoded in a window of Vespula pensylvanica isolate Volc-1 chromosome 2, ASM1446617v1, whole genome shotgun sequence genomic DNA:
- the LOC122638125 gene encoding protein Tob1 codes for MHIEVQVALNFVISYLYNKLPRRRVNIFGEELEKALKDKFKGHWYPEKPFKGSAFRCLKTGDPVDPVLERAAKESGVPIQDILENLPAELAVWVDPGEVSYRIGEMNAVKILYSETGDPHDESSADREVTKTFNPEAQCFRPIEAVGTSLGGLSLSPKSTSPFPNSLASSSSNSNGSSNNQQNSHGSGSSSAPSPTPIGSSFKGSPSPVPNFIPRTTAPLTFTTATFAQTKFGSTKLKTSSKRANRMSPTEFSNYIKQRAMQQQIHHHHHHQQHQQQQQQQQQQQQQQQAQQAQQQQGQQQGSTGLPVSQNSPSNRSLSPGSIVGAGGAATQQHTDPSAYFFQHGPAAAAAAAYHPQFSHRNIFDSSSHGGYLPSDLYAGAAKFPSSYLDPGTIAGHQFYGGSVNGTGGSNGTSSNGIVTAGNGGNAQNAANLGPIGSAVTPSAASVNAATAQQQPDKNALVEGLNNFGLGSVAPYPASQYQHLLVAN; via the exons ATGCACATCGAGGTGCAGGTGGCGCTCAATTTCGTGATATCGTATCTCTATAATAAGTTACCACGGAGGCGGGTCAATATCTTTGGCGAGGAGCTCGAGAAGGCTCTAAAGGATAAGTTCAAAGGACACTGGTATCCGGAGAAGCCGTTCAAGGGTTCGGCCTTCAGATGCCTGAAAACCGGCGATCCTGTGGATCCTGTCCTAGAACGAGCCGCGAAAGAAAGCGGTGTACCGATTCAAGACATCCTGGAGAATTTACCGGCCGAATTAGCTGTGTGGGTGGACCCTGGTGAAGTCAGCTATCGAATAGGCGAGATGAATGCCGTAAAGATCCTTTACTCTGAAACTGGAGATCCCCACGATGAGAGTTCGGCCGATCGAGAAGTTACCAAAACGTTCAATCCGGAGGCTCAATGCTTCAGACCGATCGAAGCTGTCGGTACGTCCTTGGGTGGTCTCAGTCTAAGTCCCAAATCCACTTCGCCCTTCCCGAATTCTTTAGccagtagcagcagcaacagcaatgGTTCCTCCAACAATCAGCAGAACAGTCACGGTTCCGGCTCTTCTTCGGCACCCTCGCCCACGCCTATCGGTAGCTCATTCAAGGGTTCGCCCAGTCCCGTACCAAACTTCATACCGCGTACCACAGCGCCGCTCACCTTCACGACCGCCACCTTCGCTCAAACCAAATTTGGCAGCACCAAGCTGAAGACAAGCAGCAAACGAGCGAACAG GATGTCGCCCACCGAGTTTTCGAATTATATAAAGCAGCGTGCGATGCAACAACAgattcatcatcatcatcatcatcagcaacaccagcagcagcaacagcagcaacagcaacaacaacagcagcaacaggcGCAACAGGCACAGCAGCAACAGGGTCAACAGCAAGGTAGCACCGGACTACCGGTGTCGCAGAATTCACCGAGCAATCGCAGCCTATCGCCGGGTAGCATAGTCGGCGCTGGTGGAGCAGCGACTCAACAGCACACGGATCCGAGTGCATATTTCTTCCAGCACGGTCCAGCTGCGGCTGCTGCTGCCGCATATCATCCTCAATTTTCTCATCGCAACATCTTCGATTCGTCGAGCCACGGCGGTTACCTTCCAAGCGATCTTTACGCCGGTGCCGCAAAGTTCCCGTCGTCTTATCTTGACCCCGGTACGATCGCCGGGCATCAGTTTTACGGTGGTAGCGTGAACGGTACTGGCGGTAGCAACGGCACCAGCAGCAACGGCATCGTTACAGCTGGTAATGGTGGTAATGCGCAAAACGCCGCGAATCTTGGACCTATTGGATCAGCAGTGACACCCAGTGCTGCCAGCGTAAATGCGGCGACGGCTCAACAACAGCCTGACAAGAACGCTCTCGTCGAGGGCTTGAATAATTTCGGACTCGGCTCGGTGGCACCCTATCCTGCCAGCCAATATCAGCATCTCCTTGTAGCCAATTAA